Proteins encoded within one genomic window of Argiope bruennichi chromosome 7, qqArgBrue1.1, whole genome shotgun sequence:
- the LOC129976340 gene encoding gastrula zinc finger protein XlCGF7.1-like — protein sequence MFMTEQLHVFEMCSEVSSLQPYLQPQLLTNTKEKPYACGICNNAFSRMGILKKHVLTHTKEQPHTCEMCNKRFSQQGSLKRHLRTHTKEKPYSCDTCSSAFSERGSLVRHLRTHTKEKPYICDTCSMAFSDPSTLRKHLPTHTKEKPYVCEICYMTFSDRSYIKRHLQSHTKEKPFVCDTCHETFTRKEHLKRHLLTHTKERPHICDTCSKAFADRSTLKKHLLTHTKEKPYVCSICNNTFSRMGILKRHLLTHTKEKPYTCDVCNRAFSHGGNLKKHVLIHGKEKLQNV from the coding sequence ATGTTTATGACAGAGCAATTGCATGTTTTCGAGATGTGTAGTGAGGTGTCTTCTCTACAACCATATTTACAGCCACAATTATTAACCAATACAAAAGAGAAACCATATGCTTGTGGTATTTGCAATAACGCATTTTCTCGGATgggaattttaaagaaacatgtacTAACTCATACAAAAGAGCAACCGCATACCTGTGAGATGTGCAATAAAAGGTTTTCTCAGCAGGGGAGCTTAAAGAGACATTTACGAACTCATACGAAAGAAAAACCTTATAGTTGTGATACCTGTTCTTCGGCATTTTCTGAACGGGGCTCTTTAGTGAGACATTTACGGACtcatacaaaagagaaaccgtATATTTGTGATACCTGTTCTATGGCATTTTCAGACCCAAGCACCTTAAGGAAACATTTACCGACGCATACGAAAGAAAAACCATATGTTTGCGAAATATGTTATATGACATTTTCTGATCGTAGCTATATAAAGAGACATTTACAgtcgcatacgaaagagaaaccctTTGTTTGTGATACCTGTCATGAAACGTTTACTCGAAAGGAACATTTAAAGAGGCATTTATTGACTCATACAAAAGAGAGACCGCATATTTGTGATACGTGCTCTAAAGCGTTTGCTGATCGGAGcactttaaagaaacatttattgacGCATACGAAGGAGAAGCCATATGTCTGCAGTATCTGCAATAACACGTTTTCTCGGATGGGAAttttaaagagacatttattGACGCATACGAAAGAAAAACCGTATACTTGTGATGTCTGCAATAGAGCATTTTCTCACGgaggaaatttaaagaaacatgtccTTATTCATGGAAAAGAAAAACTACAAAATGTGTAA